ACACTCACTATAAGGAGCCTGACAATGAACTGCAAAGTGAcatgtatttgaatgttttacttaGAACGTTTAGTTAAATAATTTAGATCGTCACTTTTAACAGCAAATATTAGGCTCATGTTGTATATATTGTTGTCACTCACTATCTATACTGTTTTCATAACATTCatattcaatattttgtttactgtatattatgtgctttatgttgtttgttgtatatTCATTggtattaaaacacatttttcttattGATTGATTGCACCTTTGgctgtctttgctgctttaaCACCATCAATTCCATtgagggattaaaaaaaacacaaaaccacttTATCTGGCACATTATCCGGGGTTTttggggttgctggtgccaatcccaggtgacattGGTCACACCATGGACAGGAGGATACACAGGAGGAACCATCATTGATGATCTCAACCTATTGTTATTTACTTAAAACTCTTTGGCTGTTTCAAGAGTTTTTgggttgtctgtctgtccaatACACCTTATTTTTGAGTGTGGAAGGAACTAGGAGTCTTCCTATTTTTGTGTGGCACTTTGCCGAGTTTTTCTTAACAATATCATGGGAACACTCAAATGGCACGTCAGTTCCACATCCATGTAAAATAAGTGGGAAAGTGGCCTGTACTTTCCCACTGTACGGTACGGTGTTACTTGGGACACCAAGTCAGAGCACtaacaacactgaaataaagTCATTGCTGACCTTAAAGCAAGAGTTAAACATGTCAAAATTCGGGATGGCATGATATCACTATTTTCAGACTGAGTGTCTACCGACAGGGCTGGCTCTATGCATTTTGGTGCCCCAGCAATACTGCAATTTGGTGTCCCACGCCCCACCCTCTATTTCCTCTGAGAAAGTGGAATATGTATAACAATGAACAACAAGTTAATAAATAAGTCATAAAACACTAAATAGTATGATAGTCAACAGTTATGTTTAGAATAAAAGTATGCACACTGCAAGcaaaatttacaaaaaagaaaaaaaaaaaaccctgcattgtaataaataaaagtaaatggtAGTAAACATAATAAATAGAGAAAGTGGTACAATAAGCTAAATGCTGTAACGATAGAGATCTTCTAAATTCGACACGTTTGAACTTCCATACAATCTTTTTCCCTTGTTTCTGTCTAAACtaacattatattattaagtAATAACATggatcacaccctggacaggtcaccggtccattgcagggccacacatagagacaaacaaccatccacttcCACACCTACGGccgatttagagtgtccaatttacctaatccccatattgcatgtttttggaccgtgggaggaagcCGCAGCAGTCGGcaaaaacccacgcacacacagggagaacatgcaaactccttgcagaaaggcccttgtacCAACTGGGTATATAtacttctgattctgattctgattctgatctgaAATTTAGTAAAAAGCTGAAGTAAGAAATAAGACGCTGTTAACAAAAAAATTGTACTGATGTTTTTATTACCTACAGACATTTTCAGGCTATTTCAACGACATAATTGTCGAACTgtataacaaatattcttctcccacaaagcacacaacatgactcagcttaaATGCTTCTGctaatttaaattttttctgtgtgtgcatagaGAAGCATGAGATACATATGATTTTGGGATTGAATCAGAGCTAACACATTAGTATTGGATCGATAATGAGTATTGTATCGACTCATCCCTACTTGCTgtagttttttatttacatttaattaatgttttttatttgcatttttacattctgtgtgtgcacagagaaGCATGCGATGCATATGATTCTGGGATTGAATCAGATTTAACATTTCATTCTTtcaatatctgatccagtgattatGATGTATAGTACAGGCTCATCCCTAGTTGCTATAGTGATGGAGACATATAGTGTCTGCTGTGTGCACTCTGACTGGTTTAGGCATAACTTGAATGGATTGTAGAAATTTAGGTTATGAGGACTTGATTTTTATCCCTGTAATGTGACcaatgtaaacagatttaggtccccacaatataaggaataccaggtacatacacacacagttctctGACGCAGAGACTCATTCAGGATTATCCACACTTAATATGACAGATATCAtcataacatcatcatcactacttTGACTTTCATTTTGACTGCTCGGAATTTAATTCAACATATGCATATGATAATCTTTATGTATTgtactgtgcaaaataaataaaatcaagtaAAATCTGAACATTTTAAGCACATTTCATATAAAATACCAACATTGTATGTCACCTCTCGACCTACATGAAACAGGATATGAATTTAGGGTCATATCACTCTGCATTACTGCACTATTTTTGTGAAATCAACATGAGTCACAGTTTGGGTCATAAATTCAGGGAGAGTCAGTGCTTATTCTTTGAGAACAACTGTTATGTCTCAGTGATAGAGGCCAAAACATAGATTTGGCACACATCATAACAAaagtatttcaacattttcgCAGATAACTTTACATCATAAATCTTCACAATCATAAACTTTCAGTTTTTGTATCATAGGAGCTGATTCTCTAAAGGTTTTAGTATTAATTTGCATTAACACCAGCTTTGAACAAATCAAGAACAAATCCTTAGAAAATGCACATGAGATTATCAAATGCCATATTTTGGAGTAACAAAAGTAGAACGAATTCAACTGTAACATGTAACAAGAGAGTCTGTACATAATTAAAAAAGCTAAAGTGCAGTGATAAAAGTTTAAATGAGAATGGGGAAATTGACATTCAGGGGTAGAAATCTAGTGGGAATTGACTTGCAATATTTAGAACATATTCTGGACACAATATGTGACATATATTATGCATACAGGCAACAGGGCATCAGGTTTTTAGTTTTCCCGTGTGTGGTGCTTGGACATGGCTGGAATGTTGCATATGCAGCACTATGTGCACACTTTCAAACTCAGGGTCAAAGCATAGAAGAGATTCTAAAGTCCACCTAAACAGACAGTGATATGTAAATTTCATATAAGTAAAGTTTATAGTAAATttatatctacagtatgtcTCGACACTGTTCACTGGGTTTTTCTATTGCTCTGTAGAATccccacatttaaaaaaacaaacaaactacacaTCAACTTCCTTCTCTTTACATTAATTTGAAGTCAGAGGAGCCAGGCTTCAGTATTTGAAgtgtaaaaatgagtttgatagATTTTCTAAACCAGGGGTAGAAAAAGGCATATATCAGTGGGTTTAAACAGGAGTTAAAGTAGAACAGAAGAATAACAAATGCATCACTCGACGCACTGAGCAGGGTGTCCACGCCTGTCACCACAGTGCAAAAATACGGGCAGAggcataataaaaacacaacgaTGACGACGCCGAGAGTCCGCGCcgctttcatttctgatttatttactttgaccGAGCTCTGTTGAGGACCGGCTGCCGTGCGCACTCGCATGGCACGGACCTGAGCGATGACCGCCACAAAGATTCTGAGATACAGGACGACAACGACAATGACAGGACCAATAAAGGACACAGTCACGTCTATAATTGAAGAGATGTTATTAATCAAAATGACACACTCGCCGATGCAGGACTTCAAGCTTCCTGGCTGTTTCAGGTTGTGCCTCAACAGCAGACAGTGACAGAGGGTCGAACCCCCCCAACAAGCACATTCTCACTTTCTTTGAATTGCCTTGTGATTGGTCAACATTTTTAggtttcattttcaatattcaATTTCACCAAAGTCCTCAGTGTTTTAGCTCGCAGAAgcagaggagctgctgatctaACTGTTGCCTCGTTTGTTTAGTGCACTTGAAtcgttgtgtttttgtacagttcATTCTGGTTGGCATGAACGCAATCGGAAACCTCTGATGCTGACTAAACAACCAAAAAGAGGTTGAACTCCTTTCACAGGTAGCGTAGTATTTATGGCTACAGCCTTATCACCATCAGCAGGTGAGGAGAAATTGGTGAACCAAGAAAACGGTCGGAAATGAGAATGTCAATTCCATTCTTTGTTTCTGACAGGTCCCATTTTTCCAGGATGGAGCAAGTGGGCAGTTTTGTGGCGCTTTAGGGTGACAATGCTTGCTCCACCAAGGAGGAGAATTGTGGGGCCTCCCAGATGAGACACAGAGGATGGACGCCGTTATAAAGTCTTCTGAATTTGAGCTATTAGTGGTTCTTCTCCCAATCAGCTGCATGTAAGTTTCAGGAAAGCAGAACTATCACTTTATGCTGTTTCCAGCATAATACATTTTGGTTTGGTAAAGTATGGTATGGTTTGGTATGGTAAAGCCCTGAGTCAGGctgaaccaaaccaaaccattccACTCTGTGGAAACATGACTTTGAAGCTTGACTCACCCATCGCCTTTGAACACAGAGATGTAGTTCTTCTCTTCCTTCCATGGTTTGAAGTCGATACAGGTCTTCAGTCTGTACTGGTCAAACGCCTTTAGGATCACACCCTTAGCATTCATGTCTGCACGTTACAGAGGAAGAAGTGTTTCCAATAAATGGTGCAAATTTATGGGAAATTGAGCTTCTATAAGACAGAGAGTCTCACCCAGACTGTCGTCCAGGTAATAGGGAATGGTTGTTGGCCAGCGATACTCATGTCCTAAAATGGAGTTTCTGTAGAATATCTGAgaagaatgaagaaaacaaaaaaatgataaattaaaGCGTCATTTAATCAGACTTTATTCACAGTATATAGCACACAATCAAAACCTGGGCCTTCTGCTGGACCGCATAATCgtattttaatcaaaatgttgattttggCTTCTTGTGACCATCTAACACTGCCAACAGAAAGCAAAGTAAGTCAAGTGCTCACTAAACAACAGCCTTCatacacaacacagctgctgttcattgcaccacgcagctccaagtttcctggtCACGAGTAACGCTACGTTAAAAAAACACCGATATacaacatatactgtaatttACTGAATCAGTGGCAGAAGGTAGGAGCAATGGTTTGGGTAACAGACGCTACGCACTGGAGCTTTTaaagttctcatccttgcattatcTCACGGTATACTATAAAAATGTAAGCAACTTACTAAAGACTCTTACTTAAGACtcactaaaactaactaaaaagTTGTAcgaaattgtgtttgtgacatgatcgtgtttaatttaaatgaactcGCATGGAATTGTGACCGAGAATATGATATGTGTTTCATGAATAAACTTCAATAATTTCTGTAGAAGGATTTTTGTCCAACCAATTTTGTAGTTTCTTAGTTACACGGTGAATATTGAAAATTTTAAACCTTTGTTACTACATTAGGTCAAAGAATGACTGCATCAAATAAATAAGATTTTTGTCTCAAATCTCATTACTGATTACTAGGCgatggtggttcagtggtagagcaagtcgtctACCCCACTAAAGGTCGTGCGTTCTtttcctggctccgctagtctacatgtcaaTGTATCCTTGggcgagacacttaaccccacgttgctccacacggctgtgccggcagcgtgtgaatgagtatgtAAGATTTATAGAAAATCGCCTTATGAAAgcgtgagtgaatgggtgaaaggcaaaactgtagtataaagcagctttgagtggtcatcaagactagaaaagctctttataaatacaaaatcaCAAATGCATATCTGTGCTTTAAATGTCTCCTCATGTCTTGTTATACTGTAATCAAACGGAGTCCAACGAATGTGTAACTCACTTCATTCTGCTCGATATCGCCCTCCAGCAGGTTCAAACCCACCACTgcaatgaaaaagcaaaaatcacaaaacacacGACAAAATTACAcgacaaacaacaataaaataattataagtTTATTTAAAAGCGTCTTCAAACCTGCGTTGATGTTGTCAATGTCCCAGTCGTGGTTTTCATCAACGTCGATCTCTGCAGATTAAGAATGAGATCACAATAAATGATAACGTTTAATAACGCAAACACGGAATCAGAATCTGTATTGGGAATGATCATGTGACTCACCTGTTTCACCTGTTAGCTCAGCTGTTGCCTGTGAAACACAAGgaaactcattcattcataagaACAAAGTCATTGAGAGCCTGTCCACACGGGTGAAGACTGTATCATATTAGATTATATTTTGTCGTCATGGAAACAGCATTTTGTTGTCGGCAGGAAAACCATGGTGTGTAAGCTGTTGTTATGAGCATGTAGCAAAGCACAGGGAGTCTGCATATACATCATAAGGACGTAGATGTAACTGCAAAAAGCTGAAAAAGTCCTCATTtcctaaaaatgtcctcatttcttCTGCACTCACTTGGAGCAAAAACATCCTCAAAATTCAACTGGTGCTAAAATGATAACTAGAGctaacaacatgttttttttagcctcagtcatgtgaccttattcactggtggaaaaccctggatttaaacatttcattaatgTTTGTAAGTGACTAGCTTATTCGTCATTCATGTTCATTCGCACGCTAGTCTGCAGCTGTTCTTTCTCCCGGCTTTCCACATCACCCGTACCTCTGTTTTGGAGTAAGTTAGCACATTATCTTGATTTATTACTTGCTTGTACGTCATGTTCTGTACATTATTAGACTTACCTGCGCTGTATTTGTGTGCCGTTTGTTAAGAGCCCATCAAGCTAACAGCAAGTTGTTGAAGCAGTCATGTGTGAGTTTTGCAACCTTGGTGAGCGGAGTGAGGTGGGTATCTGgtatattatgtgtttgtgtaaattgtaaacaaaatTGTGCTATAAGCCTAATCTaattactgtttattttttagaatTTTATGGTTGGATTGGATGCACTGTGGAAATGTGATTTGTATTAAATAAAttctttctgtgtatttttagttttcacGGTGCtactaaataaaagaaattgcACCTGTCGAGACTCCCTGCCATTATTAAGTACGTCAAGGGCTGCAACAGTGAAAACTCATCGCTAGTCATCCACCACGCCAGCGTCTTCATCAGCCAGCGGACACGATCATCTGATGTCCACCACGCCTGGGTACGGATGCCACAGCTGCATTGAGAGACCTAACTCGTAAAACTAATCACCTCGGCTACAGGGTATTAAAGTTGATGTGGTAAAATTAACCTGAAACTACCTACTCAGCTAATTCATCATATGACATGTTGGGAAAATAGAGAGTACAATAACTGACATATGCTGAGTTATTCAAAGgacaattttaaatgtgtgatacTGAATTGTGTGAAAGGCTAGAGCATTACGGTTGAAAGTTGCAACGAGAGTGTTAAGGTAAATGTCATCTCATGAGATCCTAACACTAAGTCTGTGGACGAGaaaaaaactttcattcatGAAACCCTTAAGGAAGGGGCACATTACTAAGGACTGTAAGGGGCGACACACCTGCAGCAAATGTGGTCGACGTCATCCAAGATGCTTGCctatagagagagaaaaggcacCTGTGGAAATGTCAGGCGGAGATCCCGTAGTTAGAAGGGACCATGCAAGCAAAGAAATCCACAAGGTTATGGCCCATGCCTTAACACAGCATGCTTCTGACACCTCCAGCATCGTTCCAGTTCTTGTGTCGTCAACTACGGTGCCTCAGAAAGAAATTCTCACTTATGCCCGAAAGTTAAGTGACTCAACTTTCATCTTGGAGGATCTAGCGTCTGAACTAAATGTGGACTCTCAATCAGTGCAACTCAAGCTCAGTACAATGACAGCCGTCAACACAGTCATAGCAAGTAAGACTGCCTTTGGTCTACAAGTTAGAGGACTCAACTCTGACACCCATGTCCAAATAAAGCAGGCATACGCACAAGACTTCATCCCAGTCGATAAGTCCCACATCCCTACCAAAAGGACAGCACTCCAGTGGTCTCATCTCAAACACCTGTCTAACAAGCTACCACCACTACAAGACTGTGAGGTGGGACTGTTAATTGGTTATAAGTATCCAGCTCTAGCTCCCTTGGATGTCATCACAGGTAGTGTAAATGAACCGTTCGCACAAAGAACTATGCTCGGCTGGAGTATTATAGGGTCATCCAACCCCCATTTAGATAGACAGGGAAATCAGAGTTTCGTGCACCGAGTTGCAGTAAAGGAAATGCCACAAACCACTGATGTGCTGAAAGTTCTAGAATCAGactttaaaggcgacatagaccggaagctccaattaacgctgcgcgtgtgtgtgtatctgcatcattaccttgtttatgaaaccctaaagtttcagaacaaacagttcagccactgctgagaaaataggttttattgttttcctgggctctgcgaatcGGATCGGCACTTCTGTAGGTTGAggatgtcatcagaaaacctcaccactcctttcaccaccatagcgcctcctggtgtgggcactagtccgggcacatccggttgcgtacattcaaccgcagaagaagaagaactactctcgtacggtgcagagcatccaccgtgccagagggggagctgtgcatctgagagctggcctaccaattacgtcaattccaggtacctggccaatcacgggacagtgggaaagctttCGTtagctggccaatcacaacacagtccacgttctgggggtgtggttttggtctgaaacagcgcggctgatgagagtgtcagtgaggagatattttgattggctcgcTTCCAGCGagtaggaggtttttaaccatgaaaacaagttaatatatgtactgtaagtagacctccataactaacatacatgtgcgatacaagcattcgatgtcacctttaacgaAAGGAGTTATGAGGACAAATACGTCTCTCAAGATGATGTTTGCTTCATACAACTACTTAGTGACAATATCAGGCAGAAGGAGGATGGACACTATGAGATGCCCCTCCCTTTCAAGAGCAGCAGTCCACCGACACTACCCAACAATAAAAAGCTGGCTGCTATTCGGTTGCAACACCTGAAAAGGAAATTAAAGGCCAACAAAGAATATTACGACCACTACACCGCCTTCATGAAAGAAACAATCGACAAGAAGATGCAGAGCCAGCCCCCTCTGTTTCTGAGAGAGAGACCTTGTGGTATATCCCTCATCATGGGGTTTACCACCCCAAGAAACCAAGTAAACTAAGAGTCGTTTTTGATTGCTCAGCAAAGTTTCATGGCATCTCTCTAAACAACACTCTACTGACAGGTCCTGACCTAATCAACTCTCTGGTGGGAGTTCTGTGTCGCTTTAGAAAGGAAGCAGTGGCTGTAATCTGTGACATCGAAAAGATGTTCCATCAGTTCTGTGTCTCACTTGAAGTTTGCAACTACCTGAGGTTCCTATGGTGGGAGGACGGACAGTTGGAAACAGAACTGCAAGAATATAGAATGACAGTCCATCTTTTCGGTGCTGCCTCCTCCCCAGGAGGTGCCAACTTCGGTCTTAAGTACTTGGCACAGCAACACAAGTCTGACTACTCTTCAGCGCCAGCCTTCATTGAGAAGAACTTTTATGTGGATGACGGGTTAATCAGTGTTCCATCAGTCAAAGAGGCTAAAGAATTGATTGTTGAAGCACAGGAGCTGTGTAAAGGTGCAGGTCTACACAAATTCAACTCTAATCAAAGGGAGGTCCTTTCGTGTGTAGCCCGCTCAGAAAGAGCGGCAACAACTGAACAGCTCAACCTTTGTCCAGACGTATCACCAGAAGGACACATACTTGGTATTCAGTTGTCGCTAGAAAATGACACCTTCAGTTTCATGCAAAGGATCACCCCCAACTTGCCATGGTCTCTTGTCTGTTGTTGCCTCTCTGTATGACCCACTTGGGTTTTTTTGCTCCCTTCACCCTGAGTGGAAAGTGCATCCTGCAGGAACTCTGTCGCAGAGGCAATGGATGGGACAATCCATTTCCTGAAAATCTGCGTCCGCAATGAGAGGAGTGGAAGAACGGTCTGCTAAAGCTAAAGGATGTCACCATACCCAGATGCTCCCTCCTACTTAAGGTACAAAAACGACAAAGACGAAGTCCATTGTAGTCTTGTAATGGCCAAAGCTAGGGTTGCACCCACTAAGGTCGTAATTATCCCAAGACTGGAACTCTCCGCAGCAGTAATTTCAGCCAGGATGAGTGTAATGCTGAAAACTGAACTTGAGATGAAAATTGACGAGGAATTATTTTGGACTGACTCTCAGGTAGTGCTTGCATTCATCAACAATGAAGCACGAAGGTTCCATGTGTTTGTTGCAAACTGTGTTCAAATGATAAGAGAGAACACTAAACCAAGTCAGTGGCACAATTGTGGCAATATGTAGTTCGGTAACAATCAGATGGGCTGCAGTTCCACCCAATCACAGTGGGAGGCGGGCGTAAAGCACCTGTCAGCCCTTTGCTTGCTGGAGATATGGCCTCATCTTCACGTGCCTGTCTTCTCGAGCGGTCCATATCGAAATGCTTGAAGATATGTCTACGGACGCCTTTGTCAACGTTTTGAGATGCTTCATCAGTCTTAGGGGAGCCGTTTGCCAACTCCACTGTGATCAGGGCACAAACTTTGTGGGAGCCAAAAATGAGCGGAGTGAGGTGTGTATCTGgtatattatgtgtttgtgtaaatagtaaacaaATTTGTGCCATAAGCCTAATCTAAGTACTGTTGTAACACAGTAAGCACAGTATGTGTTCAATGGTTGGATTGGATGCACTGTGGAAATGTGATTTGTATTAAATAAattctttctgtgtttatttttagttttcacGGTGCTACTTAATAAAAGAAATTGCACCTGTCGAGACTGTCTGCCATTATTAAGTACGTCAAGGGCTGCAACAATGTTCTATAACCACACTACGCAATGCTAAGCAGGTCACAACTCACGACAAAGGTGTTTCCTTTCATGTATGATCATGTCGCtggatgtcagaggtcagatttagtgattgctggaccttcagagcaacacagctaCATGACTCTCTatgacttctcttctttttacacttAGTTTGCAattgactggttattgttacattcatgttgtttcatgtaaattatttaaatttgacaataaagtcTTAGTGTGGGACATTATATCAgtcatgacaccatgtagacacCATGTTAGTTTAAAAACTAACCAATGATCCTAGTCTAAACATGTCAGACCCATCTGTGCTAACagagtgacaaaaaaagatCGAGAATCAAATCAAGGATTTGCAGAATCGTGACACATCTATAGGACACGTCCTGTTCTCAGAGACTTCAGACACGGGAGTGAAGTGTTGAAGATTAACAGTGAAACGGAGTCATAAAATAAGGGCAAACAAATGGTATTTCCACAGACACTATTTTTGCGTCagctgcacatccacagctcgttgttgtctgtgtgatcacagtgtttgtttctctgtgtgtctacAGTCAGATGCAGTAAAAACAGTTAGTTAAAAACAGTCACTTCTCAGAAAGTAGTTGGAATTGTCACTAGTCAGTTGAAATGTTGTGGAGTCTTCACCATCTGTCCCTATGGTGACTAACGATACAGTGAAGCCAGTTGTGCAAAGggttataataatgataataataataaaaatgataacaatacaagcttagatttataaagcgcctttcacaAAACCCAAGGTCACTGTACAGTTGCAAACAGAAAAATACTCACCAAACCCAGGCCCAGGAGCAGAATCAGAAAAACCTGGTGTAACATCATTCTAgctcctctcactcacactgacTCGATCTGTCTGAACCTGATGTCTTTGCTCTGGGTAGAAGTGATGCAGTAGTTGCAACATTCACATCCATTTTTATGGCTCAGTGTGTGGACGATGTATACGTGACTGGTAGGTCTTATCTCAGATTTGTAATAACACCAATAAGCATTCAAGTCATGCTGATCTGGTTATGGAAATGTTCAATAATTGTCTTCTCAGGACTATTATGCTTTCACTTGGAACAAGGTCCAGAGTTTAGTCCATTAGTCTGACCGGCGTGAGTATAATGACTTGGCTTACAGATTATCATCCAAGGTAGAGTTTACAGTGATATCAGCTATGGGTGAATATTTAACTATGTACA
This portion of the Solea senegalensis isolate Sse05_10M unplaced genomic scaffold, IFAPA_SoseM_1 scf7180000015094, whole genome shotgun sequence genome encodes:
- the LOC122761933 gene encoding meprin A subunit beta-like, yielding MMLHQVFLILLLGLGLATAELTGETEIDVDENHDWDIDNINAVVGLNLLEGDIEQNEIFYRNSILGHEYRWPTTIPYYLDDSLDMNAKGVILKAFDQYRLKTCIDFKPWKEEKNYISVFKGDGIFVAVIAQVRAMRVRTAAGPQQSSVKVER